A window of Adhaeribacter arboris genomic DNA:
AATAGCGGGTAGCCTGCTTAAGGCGATAATTGCGGATTACGTCCCCGGCTGGCAGGCCCACCAATGTTTTGAGTTTGCGATGTAAATGCACGCGACTCATGTTCATCTGGTCCGCCAGTTGCTCTACGCCAAAAGCGGTATCATCCAGTCTTTCTGCTACCACGGTGTAGAGTTTCTCCAGAAAAGGATCGGGAGGAGCAGTTGGGAGCGAAGGAGCGGGAGTACTCGCGGGACGACTTAGTTCTTGCCGCAGGTATTCCTGGTAGCGGCGCTGTCGCTCGAGTAGGTTATGGATGCGCAAGTTTAGTTCCGGCACGTGGAAGGGTTTGGTCAGGTAATCATCGGCTCCGCGGGTAAGCCCCTCCAGGCGGCTGTCTAAAGCCGCTTTCGCCGTCAGCAGAATGACCGGAATGTGGCTGGTGCGTTCATCAGCTTTGAGTTGATGGCAGAAAGTATAGCCATCCATCACCGGCATCATCACGTCACTGATTACTAGGTCCGGCAGCTCGGACAAGGCTTGCTCCAGTCCTTCGGCCCCGTTCGTGGCCCGGCAGATACGGTACTGTTGGGGCAGGCTGTCTTGGATAAAATCGGCTAGTTCCGGATTGTCTTCTACCAGTAAAATGAGCGGTTGTTCCCCGGTACTAGCTTGGGCAACTGCAGTAAGCCCGGTGTCGGATGACAAGGGTATTCCCAACTTTTCGGGTACTAGTTCCGCCGCCGGTTGAAGCGGTAAGAAAACCTGAAATCTGGTGCCTTGTCCCAGCTGGCTTTCTACCGTAATTTGCCCGCGCTGGAGTTCCACCAGTTCTTTCACTAATGCTAGACCAATCCCCGTTCCGCCAGCAGCGCTATCCGCTGTTTCGGCATTTACTTGGAAAAAACGGTCAAAAATATATGGGAGCTTTTCATCTGGTATTCACACGCCTGTATCCGCAACCGTTAAAAGTACCGTTTCGGCAACGTTCAGCGAAACAATGATCTGGCCGCCCGCGGGGGTAAACTTTAAGGCATTGGCCACTAAGTTCGAGAGAATGCGTTCCATTTTGCCGGCATCGAACCAATAATCTCCTGCTACATCGGTTTGGTAAACTAGCCCAATAGATTTAACGGTAGCTTCTTCTTTAAATAATTGTATTATTTGCGCTACAAAGTCGGCCAGGTTACCCCGCGACTTTTGCACAGTAACCATTTGAGCATCTAATTTAGAAAAATCCAGCACCTGGTTGATTAATCCCAATAGCTGTACGGCATTTCGCTGAATCAAGCTTAGCCGTTTGCGGTAAGGTGTATCCGCCAATTCTTGCATTAAGCCTTCTAATGGAGAAAGAATCAGCGTTAAAGGGGTCCGGAAATCGTGGGTGATATTGGTGAAAAAGCGAGATTTCATCTCATCCAACGCCCGTAATTGCCGGGCTTCCTGTTGCCGCATGGTAACGGCTTGCTGCAAGCGCAAACGGTTTACGTACAGCCGGAAGCCATACCAGATCATGCTGGTAATTAAAATTCCGTATAAGAAGTAAGCCCACCACGTGCGCCACCAAGGTGGAGTAATGATAATAGCTAGCTGGCGTACGTACGGACTCCAACGCCCGGAAGTGTTAGAGGCATTTACTCGTAGCGTATACGTTCCGGGGAGCAAAGCCGTATAAACAGCCTGAGACTGCTGGCTTTTTACCCACCCGTCGTCAATTCCTACCAGTTGGTAGCGATACTGGTTTTTACCCGGGCGATTATATTGTAAGACCGCAAAACTAGCCGTGATAAAGTTCTGATTGTAGGGTAATACCAACTCCTTTGTTGTATGAATAGGATGAGTCAGCGGGGAATCTTTTCTAGGTTCCGCCACTCGGTTGTTTATTTGTAATTCGGTTAGTTCTACTTTGGGTTTAAAGTTATCCTCTTGGAGTTGGGAAGGGCGAAAAACAGTGAATCCTTCTACGCCAGCCAGGATAATCTGACCGGTAGTGGGCACCTGCAAATAGTGAAACCGATTGAATTCATTCGCCAGCAGTCCATCCGCGGTGGTATAAACTTGTATTTGAAAGGTTTTCCGGTTCATACGGCAAAGCCCTTTATTAGTTCCCATCCATAAATATCCTTGCTCGTCGGGCAGCGCGGAATAAATCACGTTATTGGGTAAGCCCTCCTGCTCCGTAATCCGGCGGCTCCGCCCGGTCTTTTTGTCGAAGGCGCATAAGCCACTGCCAAAGGTGCCGATCCATAAACGATTACCATCAGTAGGATCTTTTGATAAACAAAATAAAGCATTGTTGCTCAAGCTAGTGGCCTGCGTTGGCTGATACGTATATTGTTGTAACTCCCCCGTTTGTCGGTCGAGTCGAAACAAACCGCGCCCTTCCGTAGCTAACCAGAATGCCTGCTCATCTGCCACCATTTGCAGCACTAATTGTGTTCTTTGCCAATTGTTTCGGTACGAAGACAGAATCCATTGGTGTTGCTGCGGGTTGTACCACCAAAACTTAGAATCATGTAATACCCATACCCGCCCTTGTTCATCCGTTGACATGGGACTAACATCCTGCTCAAAAGGTACCGGAAAATCTACTTTTTCGGTTCGCCGGGTATTAAGATTAATGTGATAGAAGGTAAAACTGCCAACATTCGCCCAAATGGTCCCCTGATGATCCAAAGTGGAGCGAAAATGGTAAAAATCATTATTTTTTAGATAGGGCCGCACTAAAGAGGCAGGAACTCCCAACCACTGAATAAGCAAATCGGTGTAAAAATTAGTTCGGTAACGAACCGTCTGAAAGCCATCCGAACGCAAATCATACTTGCGTACGCCTATGCCATTGGTACCTAACCATAAAACATCCGATTGCTCAATGAAAAGACTTTTACAAAATCCCGTTTGTGCCGTTAGGTTAGTCAGAAATTGAGGACCGGTACCATCGGTAAAGCGAAACAAACGGTCCCGGTGGTTAAAGTAAACGGCTCCCCGGCTGTCTGTTGTCAGGCGAACGCCCCAGGTTAAATTACCTTCATTTGACAAAGGGTAGGAGTGTACTTGTTTGGTCCGGGGATTAAACCGGATGAAGTAGTTAGTCGAACCAATAAGAATTTCTCCATTTGGTCGCAGGTAAAGGGCATGCAGATCTAGTTCCGGTAACGCTTGTGGCGTTGCTGAGTTAGGCCGATAATGAGTAAAGCTCCTGGTTTGTTCTTCAAATCTATCGAGCCCAGCATCCGTGGCTAGCCAGATAGTACCGTCTTTATCTTCTAAAATATTCCGGATGCGATCACTAACTAATGATTGTGGCTGGTCAGCCTGGTGGCGAAACCGATGCACCTGGCCCGTCTGGACGTTAAAGGAAAGCAAACCTTGCCCATCAAATCCCAACCACAGGCGATTCTGCCGATCGGGATAACAATGTTGGATATGAATTCTACTAAGCGATAGCCCAGGAAAAATCAGCTGAGAAAAGCTTTTGAAGGTCTCTGTCCGGGGATCAAACCGAACGACTTGGCCCAGTTCGGAGGTAATCCAAATAGTACCCTGGTAGTCGAGTTGCAAGGACTGAAGATCAGAAAAAAATAAGGACGATGGGGCATTAGGCCCAGGACGGAATATCTTAAAACGGTTACCATCATAACGACATAGCCCGTCTCGAGTGGCCAACCAAATAAAGCCTTGCGGGTCTTGCACGATGCCCGGCACAAATCCTTGGGGTAAGCCTTGGCGGTCGGTAAATTAGTTCAGGTGGGGGCAGACTATTTAACTGCGCCCGAGTGGTCAGTCCCACCCAGTTTAGCCCCAGTAAGAGCAGCAACCATTGAAACTTTGGGCACAAAGTACAGTTACTTACTAAGACTTTAAGTGGGCAAATAAGTTATACCCGAAATAATAAAAAAGCAAATTTGATTATCTTAGTTAAAAAATGGGTAATGTTTGGTAGCATGAGAAAGATAATAAACCGGGCGGGCATCCTGACAGTATTTATAACGGGGCTATTTAGCTGTACAACCCATTTCTTTCCAAAAACAAAGCAGATGGTAGTGCCACAAGTGATAAAAGGAATACTAAAATTTGCTGCCGGGGAAACGCTACGTTATACTTTTAACAATGCCGTTAATACCATGATGATTCACTATCAAGGGGAAACCATTACCTTAGTAGGGCATCCCACCGGTTCGGGATTAAAATACGCCAATAACCCGTTTATCTATACCGAATGGCAAGACACTTCTACTTGTTTTATCTGTTCTGGTAGATTTATGGTTAAGGTCCTTAGTTCCGATGAATCAATTTTTTGGAATATTTTCTTCTGCTGCCTTGTATTTCTCTATTAAAAGTAAATAAGACTTGCGCTATAAATTTTCCTCCATTGTGTCTTTTGCGCTCCTTTTCTTACAATTTAAATAATCTGATACAAGGTCTCCTCCAATAAATGGGTTAGTATGTGTGTCAAATATCCCCGTTGATCTTAATTTGCTTCCTTTTTCATACATATTTTTCAAGTAGAAGTCCAAAGCTTTTTCCTCAATAGATGTATTTTGAGAAAAACAAAAAATGGAATAAAGAAAAGGGTTACCGTTAATATAGATTTCACTATCTTTTTTAGTTTGCCACAACGTTTAAGTGTTTATGAAGTTGTGGCCATTGAAAAAACGCCCGTTTTAATTAACCACAAAAAGCAAAATAGTGATTTAAAGTGGAATGGTTAACGTCCAGCCACAATTTTATAAACACACTGTTATGTGCTGTTTGTATTATTTTAGCTCTTTGTCAATTAGTTTCTGAATTTCGTGTGCTTTATCTATTGTACTGTTATTGACTTTGATTAAGGCTTCGCTTATTTGGGCGTCCAACGTAATTTTTGCTCTCAGGGTACGATCAGCCAGGGATTTTTGCCCAGCCAAAGAATTGATTGTTTCCCATACTTCCAAATGCTTCTCATAATGATACTTGTCAACATCGTATAAGGCCGGCAGATACTCTTGATAGTATTCGAGAATTAACTTTTTTAATTTTTTGTTTTCTATATAACCAATCTTCCCGCTTGATTTAAATCCTTCATAATTTCCATCATTAGCCTTAAACGTATTAAGCGAGAAATTTAGGCTCAAATTATTTG
This region includes:
- a CDS encoding sensor histidine kinase, with the protein product MSTDEQGRVWVLHDSKFWWYNPQQHQWILSSYRNNWQRTQLVLQMVADEQAFWLATEGRGLFRLDRQTGELQQYTYQPTQATSLSNNALFCLSKDPTDGNRLWIGTFGSGLCAFDKKTGRSRRITEQEGLPNNVIYSALPDEQGYLWMGTNKGLCRMNRKTFQIQVYTTADGLLANEFNRFHYLQVPTTGQIILAGVEGFTVFRPSQLQEDNFKPKVELTELQINNRVAEPRKDSPLTHPIHTTKELVLPYNQNFITASFAVLQYNRPGKNQYRYQLVGIDDGWVKSQQSQAVYTALLPGTYTLRVNASNTSGRWSPYVRQLAIIITPPWWRTWWAYFLYGILITSMIWYGFRLYVNRLRLQQAVTMRQQEARQLRALDEMKSRFFTNITHDFRTPLTLILSPLEGLMQELADTPYRKRLSLIQRNAVQLLGLINQVLDFSKLDAQMVTVQKSRGNLADFVAQIIQLFKEEATVKSIGLVYQTDVAGDYWFDAGKMERILSNLVANALKFTPAGGQIIVSLNVAETVLLTVADTGV
- a CDS encoding response regulator transcription factor; the encoded protein is MPDEKLPYIFDRFFQVNAETADSAAGGTGIGLALVKELVELQRGQITVESQLGQGTRFQVFLPLQPAAELVPEKLGIPLSSDTGLTAVAQASTGEQPLILLVEDNPELADFIQDSLPQQYRICRATNGAEGLEQALSELPDLVISDVMMPVMDGYTFCHQLKADERTSHIPVILLTAKAALDSRLEGLTRGADDYLTKPFHVPELNLRIHNLLERQRRYQEYLRQELSRPASTPAPSLPTAPPDPFLEKLYTVVAERLDDTAFGVEQLADQMNMSRVHLHRKLKTLVGLPAGDVIRNYRLKQATRYLREGLNSSETAYRVGFDSPPYFAKCFREVYQMSPSEFARQN
- a CDS encoding DUF6090 family protein, giving the protein MHDEVIKHTEKIYKTVKNPAHSFAGKVREILIEIFIIVFAVTLSIWLHSWSEHRHEQREAKDFLMDIRDDLAKDLTSMAKKKENVSTILTSCLQIINLSPKQLDTANNLSLNFSLNTFKANDGNYEGFKSSGKIGYIENKKLKKLILEYYQEYLPALYDVDKYHYEKHLEVWETINSLAGQKSLADRTLRAKITLDAQISEALIKVNNSTIDKAHEIQKLIDKELK